In Nocardioides sp. W7, the genomic stretch CCGGCGAAGAAGGCAGCGCCCGCCGCCAAGAAGGCGACGCCGGCCGCCAAGTCAGCGCCAGCCGCCAAGAAGGCGGCGCCCGCGGCGAAGAAGGTGACGCCGGCGGTGCGTCCGTCGGAGGCAGCGCCGACCGTGAAGGCGGCGCCGGCCAAGAAGGCAGCGCCCGCCGCCCCGAAGCCGGCGCCCGTGGCGAAGAAGGCCCCTGCGAAGAAGGCTCCTGCCAAGAAGGCGCCCGTGACCAGCATCGATGCCGCCGCCGATCCCGCCGCGGTCGACGTGACCCCGGCCGACGTGATGCCCGCCAAGGCCACCGAGGCGAAGGGGCCGATCGCGAAGGCTCCGGCGAAGAAGTCGACCGCCAAGGCCCCGGCCAAGAAGTCCGCGCCGTCCGGCAAACTGCCGGCCCGGAAGGCACCGACGAAGGCTCCTGCCGACCCGCTGATCGACCCGGGCACGGCCAAGGCGATCGCCTCCGAGGCCGCCACCGGCGCGCAGGCCGCCGAGCCCGACAAGGGCTGAGCGGGGCACGCCGTGCGTGAGTCGTGCCCCTGATCGCGTGCCCGGTGGCACGGTCAGGGGCACGACCCGCGACCGGTGGCGCTACCTCAGCTCGGCGCTGCTCAGCCCGAGCACCCGGCGGGCGACGATCAGCTGCTGGATCTGCTGGGTGCCCTCGAAGATGTCGAGGATCTTGGAGTCGCGCGACCACTTCTCCAGCAGCTCGCTCTCGGAGTAGCCGATCGACCCGCAGAGCTCGACGCACGACAGCGTGATGTCGGAGCCGACCCGCCCGGCCTTGGCCTTGGCCATCGACGCCTCCAGGGAGTTGGGCCGCCGGTTGTCGGCCATCCAGGCGGCCTGCAGCATCAGCAACCGAGCACCCTCCCAGTCCGCCTCCAGCTGCAGGAGCTTCGCGGCCGCCGCCGACTGGGTGAGCGAGGGCCGGTCGTAGTCGACGACCACGCCGGCCCTCTCGAGCAGGTCGCGGGTCAGGTCCAGGGCGGCCTTGGCGCAGCCGACCGCCATCGCGGCCACCAACGGCCGGGTGTTGTCGAAGGTCGCCATCGCGCCGGCGAAGCCCTGCTGGGCGTCGACCTCGGGCGAGCCGAGGAGGTTCTCCTTCGGCACCCGACAGCTCTCGAAGGTGATGGTCGCCGTGTCGGAGGCCCGGATGCCGAGCTTGTGCTCGAGCCGGTCGACGCGCATGCCGGGCGTGCCCTTCGGCACCACGAACGACTTGATCGCGGCCCGGCCCAGCGACCGGTCGAGGGTCGCCCAGACGACGACGTGGTCGGCCCGGTCTCCGGAGGTGACGTAGATCTTCTCGCCGTCGAGGACGTACTCGTCGCCGTCGAGGACGGCGGTCGTCCGGATGTTCGCCGAGTCCGATCCGGTGCCGGGCTCGGTGATCGCCATCGCGGCCCACACGCCCGCGAACCGCTCCGCCTGCTCGTCGTCGGCGACCGACGCGATGGCCGAGTTGCCGAGGCCCTGGCGGGGCATGGACAGCAGCAGTCCGACGTCTCCCCAGCACATCTCGGCGATGGACATCACCGACGCCAGGTTCGCGCCGTTCTGCACGCCGGCCTCACCCGACGGAGTGGTCGCGTCCCGTCGTACGCCGGCCGCACCCGCTCCCTCGTTCGCGCCGGACTCGGAGAGCCCGTCGATCATCGCGGCGAGCATGTCGAGCTCCTGGGGATACTCGTGCTCGGCGCGGTCGTACTTGCGCGAGATCGGCCGCAGCATGTTCATCGCGACCTGGTGGGCCTGCCCGGTCAGGGTCCGGAACTTCCTCGGGTCGTCCAGGTTGATGCTCATACGAGAACCACGCCTTCCATCACGCCGACGGCCCGGAGGTCGCGGTACCACCGCTCCACCGGGTGCTCCTTCACGAACCCGTGGCCGCCGAGCAGCTGCACCCCGTCGAGGCCGATCCGCATGCCCTGGTCGGCGCACAGCTTGCGGGCCAGCGCCACGTCGCGGGCGACGTCCTTGCCCGCCGCCGCGCGGCTGGCGGCCTTGTAGGTCAGCAGCCGCATCGCCTGCAGCTCGATGGCGATGTCGGCCACCATGAACGCCACCGACTGGCGGTGCGCGATCGGCTCCCCGAACGCCTCGCGCTCCTTGACGTACGGCGTCACGTAGTCGAGCACGGCCTGCCCGGTCCCGACGGCGAGCGCACACCAGGCGAGGCGCGCGAGCCGGACGCACTCGGTGTACGTCGACCCGTCGGTCGCGCCGAGGACGTTCTCCTCCGGTACACCGACGTCGGTGAGCACCAGGCGGGTCATCCCGGCCGCCCGCACGCCCATGCCGGGATCGGCGACGACCTCGATGCCGGGGGTGCTCGACTCCACCAGCACCAGCACCGGCTTGTCGTCGAGCGAGGCGCCGACCACGAAGAGCTCGGCCTCGGCTCCCCGGGCCACGGCCGACTTCACACCGTTGAGGACGAGCCGGCCGCCGGCGCGCTGTGCGGTCGTCGCGGGGCTCAGCACGTCGAAGAGCACGGTCGGCTCGCCGAGCGCCAGCGCGGCGGCGGGCACGTCGCCTCCGGTGAAGGCCGGCAGGTAGGTCCGCTGTTGCTCGTCGGTGCCCCACAGACCGAGGGCGGTCGCGACCGCGCCCGGTGCGAGCGAGGCGACGGCCAGGCCCAGGTCGCCCCGGGCGAGCGCCTCGGCCACCAGGGTGCCGGCCATCGCGGACCGCTCCTCCGAGATGCCGCCGAGCGCCTCCGGGACCCCGAGGATGGGGAGGCCGACCTCGAGTCCGGCCTTCAGCACCGCCTCGGGGGCCGAGCACGCCTCGTCGGCCTCCGCGGCCGCGGGTCGGAGCACCTCCTCGGCCAGCTCGGCGACCACGTCCACGAGCAGCTGCTCGTCCTCGGTGGGCGTCAGGTCGAAGACCCCGCTGCGCGGCGCTTCGTTGGGCCGGGCGCCCGGAGCGTCCTTCGAGCCGGCCCGCGCGAAGGACCGGCTCGCGGCGGTGACCGTCCGGAACCCGCTGCGCGTCGTCGTGAACACCGCCTGCTCGGCCCGCCGGCGCAGACCGACCCGGTCGAGCACGTCGCTCCGGGCCAACCGGCTCAGCGCGGCGACGGCGTACCCGACCGGGTCGCGCGTCTCGGTCGAGGACAGCCCGTGCTTCCCGCCGGGCCTGAGGCTCTGCATGAGGGACATGCCGGAACTGTAACTCGGAGTTACAACAGGTGCCACGGGAGGTTCGTCGATCGGGTCACCCGGGGACGGATGGCCTACGATTCACGCCGTGTCCGAACACCCCGAGGCTC encodes the following:
- a CDS encoding acyl-CoA dehydrogenase family protein yields the protein MSLMQSLRPGGKHGLSSTETRDPVGYAVAALSRLARSDVLDRVGLRRRAEQAVFTTTRSGFRTVTAASRSFARAGSKDAPGARPNEAPRSGVFDLTPTEDEQLLVDVVAELAEEVLRPAAAEADEACSAPEAVLKAGLEVGLPILGVPEALGGISEERSAMAGTLVAEALARGDLGLAVASLAPGAVATALGLWGTDEQQRTYLPAFTGGDVPAAALALGEPTVLFDVLSPATTAQRAGGRLVLNGVKSAVARGAEAELFVVGASLDDKPVLVLVESSTPGIEVVADPGMGVRAAGMTRLVLTDVGVPEENVLGATDGSTYTECVRLARLAWCALAVGTGQAVLDYVTPYVKEREAFGEPIAHRQSVAFMVADIAIELQAMRLLTYKAASRAAAGKDVARDVALARKLCADQGMRIGLDGVQLLGGHGFVKEHPVERWYRDLRAVGVMEGVVLV
- a CDS encoding acyl-CoA dehydrogenase family protein, which produces MSINLDDPRKFRTLTGQAHQVAMNMLRPISRKYDRAEHEYPQELDMLAAMIDGLSESGANEGAGAAGVRRDATTPSGEAGVQNGANLASVMSIAEMCWGDVGLLLSMPRQGLGNSAIASVADDEQAERFAGVWAAMAITEPGTGSDSANIRTTAVLDGDEYVLDGEKIYVTSGDRADHVVVWATLDRSLGRAAIKSFVVPKGTPGMRVDRLEHKLGIRASDTATITFESCRVPKENLLGSPEVDAQQGFAGAMATFDNTRPLVAAMAVGCAKAALDLTRDLLERAGVVVDYDRPSLTQSAAAAKLLQLEADWEGARLLMLQAAWMADNRRPNSLEASMAKAKAGRVGSDITLSCVELCGSIGYSESELLEKWSRDSKILDIFEGTQQIQQLIVARRVLGLSSAELR